The DNA window ACAATTCGTGTAAATGGCAGGGATATTGCTCTTGAGGTTAAGGAATCTTCCTGCAAAGAATGTGGGGATCTGTGTGGCGACTCTGTGGATTGCAGAGTTTGGGTGCAGGATGGTATAGAATATACGGAACTACCAAAATCCATGATTATTAACGCAATTTTGAAAGAAGTTTATAATGGCCATAGTTCAATCCCCTTGACAAATGAGAAATATGAAATCCCACAAAACTTAATTACATTTTTCGATAGCTTAGAAAGAAAGGAGGATTGATTTACATGAGTAAGGAACGTAATAGTGGAATTGGATTTTTTGAAAAGTACTTAACTGTATGGGTTATTTTATGTATGTTTGCAGGTGTATTGATTGGAAAGTTTTTACCCGGAATCCCAGCGTTTTTAGGGCGTTTTGAATATGCAAATGTTTCAATACCTATGGCTATTTTAATCTGGCTTATGATATATCCAATGATGTTAAAAGTAGATTTTCAAAGCATAAGAAATGTAGGCAAAAATCCTAAGGGGCTTTTTGTTACATGGATAACCAACTGGTTGATAAAGCCTTTTACCATGTTCGGCATTGCATGGCTGTTTTTCTTTGTAATTTTCAAATCTCTAATTCCGGCAGAATTGGCACAAGACTATCTTGCGGGAGCAATACTTCTTGGAGCTGCACCGTGTACAGCGATGGTATTTGTATGGAGTTATTTGACCAAAGGCAACGCGGCTTATACCGTCGTGCAAGTGGCAACAAATGATCTTATAATTCTCATAGCTTTCACGCCTATAGTTGCGTTTCTTCTAGGTGTGGGCGGTGTAACCATACCCTGGGACACTCTTGTTTTATCTGTAGTATTGTTTGTTGTTATCCCGCTGGCTGGTGGTATAATTACCCGTAATTACATCACAAAAAAGCGAGGACTC is part of the Peptococcaceae bacterium 1198_IL3148 genome and encodes:
- a CDS encoding DUF2703 domain-containing protein, whose amino-acid sequence is MNKSDAGCCSCGSGCCGQEQEKRQIIIEFLYLDLSVCKRCQGTETNLEDAVNEVSTVLRAAGFDIVMNKININSRELAIEYHFLSSPTIRVNGRDIALEVKESSCKECGDLCGDSVDCRVWVQDGIEYTELPKSMIINAILKEVYNGHSSIPLTNEKYEIPQNLITFFDSLERKED
- the arsB gene encoding ACR3 family arsenite efflux transporter; the encoded protein is MSKERNSGIGFFEKYLTVWVILCMFAGVLIGKFLPGIPAFLGRFEYANVSIPMAILIWLMIYPMMLKVDFQSIRNVGKNPKGLFVTWITNWLIKPFTMFGIAWLFFFVIFKSLIPAELAQDYLAGAILLGAAPCTAMVFVWSYLTKGNAAYTVVQVATNDLIILIAFTPIVAFLLGVGGVTIPWDTLVLSVVLFVVIPLAGGIITRNYITKKRGLDYFEKSFIPKFGNITTIGLLLTLIIIFSFQGDVILNNPLHIVLIAIPLIIQTFLIFFIAYLASKVIKLPHEIAAPAGMIGASNFFELAVAVAIALFGTQSPAALATIVGVLTEVPVMLILVKIANNTRHWFPEKS